Proteins encoded by one window of Halorubrum ruber:
- a CDS encoding carbohydrate ABC transporter permease, producing MAVEQGRSEVAEGSGGVLTRLGTWTENLSEQAYAYLLLTPAFVVLLLFAFWPLASAIRMSFFADVITGGSLGEFVGVQNYVQLLTNNNALAPAAFVDPSFETPILEQALFMTILFAVLSVTGETLLGFLYAMLMKAEYKGRRLVRLLIILPWAIPIVIQGMIFFLLFRPGYGLLTEPLQQLGIFSSLPLNTTFDSFVIVTVADIWKTSAFMALLILAGLESVNQDLYEVADVMGASRWQRFRYITFPLVFPVLMVAMLFRTMGALRVYGIIESTTVGCSTVPSMTCLVTQMMFGSSTLYGSAAAVSVLIAIVVGLFIMVYLLFIKQSNQSLGLA from the coding sequence ATGGCAGTTGAACAGGGCAGATCGGAGGTGGCAGAGGGATCTGGCGGGGTCCTAACGCGACTCGGGACGTGGACGGAGAATCTGAGCGAGCAGGCGTACGCGTACCTGCTCTTGACCCCGGCGTTCGTGGTCCTGCTGTTGTTCGCGTTCTGGCCGCTGGCGTCGGCGATCAGGATGTCGTTTTTCGCCGACGTGATCACCGGCGGGAGCCTGGGGGAGTTCGTCGGGGTCCAGAACTACGTCCAGCTGCTCACCAACAACAACGCGCTGGCGCCGGCGGCGTTCGTCGACCCCTCGTTCGAGACGCCGATCTTAGAACAGGCGCTGTTCATGACGATCCTGTTCGCCGTGTTGAGCGTCACGGGCGAGACGCTGCTCGGGTTCCTCTACGCCATGCTGATGAAAGCCGAGTACAAGGGGCGGCGGCTCGTTCGCCTGCTCATCATCCTGCCGTGGGCGATCCCGATCGTCATTCAGGGGATGATCTTCTTCCTGCTGTTCCGCCCCGGCTACGGGCTGTTGACCGAGCCGCTTCAGCAGCTCGGGATCTTCTCCAGTCTCCCTCTCAACACGACCTTCGACAGCTTCGTCATCGTGACGGTGGCGGACATCTGGAAGACGTCGGCGTTCATGGCCCTGCTGATCTTGGCGGGGCTAGAGAGCGTCAACCAGGACCTCTACGAGGTGGCCGACGTGATGGGCGCCTCCCGGTGGCAGCGGTTCCGCTACATCACGTTCCCGCTGGTGTTCCCGGTGTTGATGGTCGCGATGCTGTTCCGGACGATGGGCGCGCTCCGGGTGTACGGCATCATCGAGTCGACTACCGTCGGCTGTTCGACCGTCCCGTCGATGACCTGCCTGGTCACGCAGATGATGTTCGGGTCGTCGACGCTGTACGGCTCGGCGGCCGCCGTGAGCGTGCTGATCGCCATCGTGGTGGGGCTGTTCATCATGGTGTACCTCCTGTTCATCAAACAGAGCAACCAGAGCCTGGGGTTAGCCTGA
- a CDS encoding carbohydrate ABC transporter permease produces the protein MSIDARDHEDAEVFDGSGDDADDEGDNKSRVARWADDWIKNPEKAYAVMLVFLGGVLLTTSLFPLYWLFNVAMAPPGQTDIPLFPATIDLSAFVQVFQQVPFARFMFNSLFYAFTVTVFVLLVGSLAGYAFGRLEFRGKTPLLFSLLVLSFFPPATLFIPLFRAFNQQVPMLGLFTLPVELYGTPGAVVTPLSAFTMPLAIFILTTFYGQIPDGLEEAARVEGTTRIGALFRVIMPLSAPGVATAGILTFITVYTEFFFSYLMTGNSAAEWAPVVDGVLAFQTQYTVRYDLQAAASLIAIVPVAILVVVAQDKIISGLTQGALKE, from the coding sequence ATGAGCATCGACGCACGCGACCACGAGGACGCGGAAGTGTTCGACGGATCGGGCGACGACGCCGACGACGAGGGGGACAACAAGTCCCGCGTCGCGCGGTGGGCGGACGACTGGATCAAAAACCCCGAGAAGGCGTACGCCGTCATGTTGGTGTTCCTCGGCGGGGTGCTGTTGACCACGTCGCTGTTCCCGCTGTACTGGCTGTTCAACGTCGCGATGGCGCCGCCCGGACAGACGGACATTCCGCTGTTCCCGGCGACGATCGATCTTTCGGCGTTCGTTCAGGTGTTCCAGCAGGTCCCGTTCGCGCGGTTCATGTTCAACAGCCTCTTCTACGCGTTCACGGTAACTGTGTTCGTGCTCCTCGTCGGGAGCCTCGCCGGGTACGCGTTCGGCCGCCTGGAGTTCCGGGGGAAGACGCCGCTTCTGTTCTCGCTTCTGGTGCTCAGCTTCTTCCCGCCGGCGACGCTTTTCATCCCGCTGTTTCGGGCGTTCAACCAGCAGGTTCCGATGCTGGGGCTGTTCACGCTCCCGGTGGAGCTGTACGGGACGCCGGGCGCGGTCGTCACGCCGCTCAGCGCGTTCACGATGCCGCTGGCGATCTTCATCCTGACCACGTTCTACGGGCAGATCCCGGACGGACTCGAGGAGGCCGCCAGAGTCGAGGGGACGACGCGCATCGGCGCGCTGTTCCGCGTGATCATGCCGCTTTCGGCGCCGGGCGTCGCGACCGCCGGCATTCTCACCTTCATCACCGTCTACACCGAGTTCTTCTTCTCGTACCTGATGACCGGCAACAGCGCCGCGGAGTGGGCGCCGGTGGTCGACGGCGTCCTCGCGTTCCAGACGCAGTACACCGTCCGGTACGACCTCCAGGCGGCGGCGAGCCTGATCGCGATCGTCCCGGTCGCGATCCTCGTCGTCGTCGCACAGGACAAGATCATCAGCGGCCTCACGCAGGGAGCCCTCAAGGAGTGA